Sequence from the Platichthys flesus chromosome 2, fPlaFle2.1, whole genome shotgun sequence genome:
tcatacgccttctccagatccaccaGAATATAGATATATTTCCAGCTTAAAGATGGGAaggagtgggattcgaacccgggtccttcttgttgaagaagaCACTCTAccaactaggccacaccgcctgaTGGTTTCCATGAAGAACTAACACTATGAGAAGATGTCCAaattatcatgtgtgtgtgtttgtgtccgtgtCATATTAtactgcttttgataaacatttcagagaaaatattttgtactttactgcatatatttgacagccttactttaaaagttacttttagattttttgccttgtagatactggatgattgttagagaataacctagtacgttttccaaccttgtctttgaacgccttacaagaatcacagtctgctgtgatgtcctgaggctgcctgcctgctgctctagcttggtttgtgcagcttgtgattaactaaagtccatgaaagaaaatctttaatatccttcaagggcaatttgatgtacaaccagcaatcagtgcacgacaaaaataaacaactataaacaatgtaaataaaaaacaatataaaaaccctatagactaagtagcaggggaaaattagcttttaataaattaattgataagtcaaccaacagaaaattacccgtcaactatttagatattctcgaaacatttcattctacttttaatttcctgttgtgattctaataattattaatgttggtgacatttccttgataaatgggtggaggttttattacctctgctaaggtggttatgttttcatctctgatttgtcagtcaacaggtttatgtaataaactactggaccaataaccacacaacttgttagaaggaagctgcatggatcagagatgaacctatacggctctgttgagctctactgagtgccagtctagtgcatgaatctggaatcttctctcaaaaaacatttccccagcCCCATAGcgtttgtagtgtgaagctagtgaggtgttttataaagatgtgatcgaaaacgtcagaacaagtgaatccactttatttcagcatgaacagaaaaaaaaggagtttcatttcacttcacaacagttcctcatagaagcatgctgcatacaaagagatgtataaaaacttctcattttggcagcatagtaggaACATTATAGACTGTGGCTAGAGTCAAAGATTAatcaaaaaagattaaattaacaggtgcacaattcagaaagccccgcaaagtagaggaggagaagaaagaacaatatagaggtaagaatcaccccgattgtggacatcattcatgtttatttgtgtcgacatgacatgatatgctatcagtacaggactctttggatatattttattatatatttttattgttttttatagcttaaaattgtgtctgcttgtgtgtgcatctgtctaCAATCCAAAAAGTATtcgggatgcatgacagtttgcgtgtatatgttggggggcgccaatttgaaatcttgcCTAGGGCGGCAACATTACCAGGCCCGGCCCTGCAGACAACCTGTGGTAGCCTCCAGCTGTCGTTAAAAGTCAAAAGTTGTTTAGTTTGTCAAGTTTGGGCTACTGTGAAAATCTTAGCGGCCTCCTTAGAGAAGACCTGCTCCGGATGTGAATATATAGTATTTAGATGAAAAGGTCTCATTCTAggattttgaaaacaacaattggtTCAATTCGgatgaaacacaccagtgaaaacaccTCAGGAAGTTTgtatattcagtttctgccaatagatccctttcacctaaatcttacacaatgAACCTTTCAACCTGGTGCAATTCTTTGCCACTTGAAAACTGCATCTACAAGcacaattttcaaaataagagggTGAATCTCCTCGAATCTGTAACACGTTGATAAAATAAAGAAGTATTATCTCAGTCATGGTTTGAGTGAGCTAGCTGAACACCTTCTGTAAGCATTAGCCTGGTAGTTTTGTGGAACTTCAACAGTTGTGGCAATCTTGAGCTCAGTTAATGAAGTGTGTGACCGTCTGAAGAAGATGATCCCTCACTCTTATAGCAGGTGTAGAAGAGAAGGGGAACATCTCACCTTATTGTAATGGGCGCGTCTAGGGGGcccagcttttattttgaaagtgtaaACCGGACCTGCCACATGGGCGGCTCTGTGGCGGGGTCGCAGTGAACAGTCTGTCCGCGACTCTGCTGCTGAGCTTCGTCTCCGAGGTCGCCCTCCGCTAAGATGACCACGGTAATGAGATGTTGTCATTGGGCCGTGTACGCGCTGTGTCTCCCCTTTCACCTGCTGCATGCTGCCGGTCTGTGGGCCCTGTACAAGCGCGTCTTCCCGTTCTGCGTTCACCGGATCTCTCTGACCTACAACAAGAAAATGCACGACACCAAGAAGCAGCTGTTCCGCAGCCTGCCGGAGTTCCGCGCCCCCGACCGGCCGCTCACCATCCTGGAGATCGGCTGCGGCACCGGGACTAACTTTGAGTTCTACCCAGCCGGCAGCAGAGTGATCTGCACCGACCCCAACCCGCACTTCCAGAAGTACCTGAAGGAAAACATGGGCGCCAACGGACACCTCACGTACGACAGGTTCGTGGTGGCCTCGGGGGAGGACATGGGGTCAATCGAGGACGGGTCGGTGGACGTGGTTGTCTGCACCCTGGTGCTGTGCTCTGTCACCAGCATACAGCAAACACTGCGGGAGACCCAGCGCATCCTGAGGACTGTAAGTTGTCTGACTACTGTAATAAATACGAGTTTCAACGACATGTAGCCATAGCTGGTTTGATAAGCTGCTGCTCTTATCGGGACATGGTGGTCGTTATTCACGCTGTGTTAATCAAACTGAACGTTCTTTTCCCCTTTGCTGTGGGTGTGTTTACTCAACCATGATTGGACCCCACTGGCCATGTGACCCACGTCAAACCCATTGCCCTGAACTCAACAAAAGTAGTTTTCATTCCGTTtccaaacttacattagaaTTACAGTCTACATGACAAAATGTCCAGCTTCATTGTGTTAACTGAACAATGACTTGTGACCCATTAGTAGTTAGTTGGGTAATAAGAGCTTCTCAGACTGAATTTTGATCAGTGGCAGCAGGTAAAATTTGGGATTTAACAATTGCAACATATATTTGACCATTGCAACATATTAGGAATGAAAGTATGGAGTTGAAGTCCAAGTAAATTGACTGAAGCAGACTTCAGCCAAGCTCATATAATGGACCAATATTATAATATTGCCAGTGTATCTTTGTTTAGGATAAGAAATGAATAAGTCAGTGGCATGGGAGTATTGCACCATGGGATTAGTCCATCAAACTAATTTTGAAGCTGCTTGTTTTAAGATTGAAAAAGTTGCATAATGTTGCTTTTAGTCCACAAACTTAAAAATGCTGttgataaatcatttttttttaaatcctttgcAGGGTGGAGCCTTCTTTTTCTTGGAGCATGTCGTTGCAGACCCCTCGACCTGGACACACTTCCTCCAGCACGTCTTTCAGCCTTTGTTGTGTTACCTATTTGACGGATGCAACGTCAACCGTACGACGTGGAAACTTCTGGAGGCGGCTGAATTCTCTGAGCTCAAACTCAGACACATGGAAGCTCCCCTCGTCTTTGTAATCAAACCGCACATCGTAGGCTATGCTGTGAAATAGATTCTGTCTCTCATGATCACCGTATTAATATGCCAAGCCTATAATGCCTGTCCTCAACTATAGTGTGTGATATCATTGATCCCCATCGACAGAGAGAATGGCAGTCAATTTGACTCGTTCTATTTTTGCACTAAAAGTTGCACTGAATTGATTATTTGTTTGAAGTCTAACAAACCAATTTCACCCAAACTTGGAGGAGGAATGGAACACATGCCAATGTTCAACTTTTTCATTTGAGGGAAAGTTATGATTTGCACTAGAACAGAGTGCGCTGTTGTGTTGCTATGTTATAGTGTTATCTGTTAAGAGAGCCTTTTAGTCGGGAGCTAATATTAGAAGTGAAAGTTCAGGCGAGGAAGTTACTCTTTGACTTTTGGATATGAGTATTGCAGGAACTTTTTTAGATTATGCTAACTAGGCCAAGATATAAGTGAGGAAACATTCTGCTTAAGAGTCGAAGGCCACTTAAACCTGTGCCAGATGCATGTTTATTTTccatgatcatttaaaaaagatcttAAAAAGCATTCTCATCTGACCTCACCTGGGGGTTCAGAACTTTTTCCTGAATTAGTGAAGAGAAGTATTTGACCTCACAAACATATAATGTTTGTGTACATAAAAACCAGACTCATCCAGAGGGCTGACATGTATGAGTGTAAATAATTTGGTGCGGCTCTAAATAGAAATCTGAATTTAGCAGATTATATCATTTTGTATGGGGGGGTTTCAGCCatacaacacaatgttaagTGTATTACTTTCGAGCAGATTCACATCCAGAGTAACATATGctatgtttctatgttttatgacaaaaatataattttgaatATCAGAGCATTTTCTTTCAATCTTAATTTCTACTTTAAGAAATAGACAATCGTCTGTAGGCTTGTTTGGCCTTGTTAGTGATATGCAGAGACATGATTTGAAGGTACTGAATTACATAGCTCACAATACTAATTTTTGTATGCAATTTGTGTAGGTAAGAAAATATATACCTTGAAATATATCTCTTTTGATCTTCTATGCTCATCATGCCTCatctctgctgcctctgtgaAATTCTCTCTGTCAGTGTTTATCTCTGCTACTGCTGGATTTACTGCCTTAATGGTGTGATAATGGTGCCTCTGATATATATCCATTTTGTTGTGACTAAAGTGGTTGTCGTGTCATAATGTCCCAGATTAAAGATTTTAAGCCGGATGCAGTTTTGTTATTTCAGATAAAGAATGTATTGAGAGGATATAGACAGAAAACTCCTATATTAAGGAAGAACCTGTTGTctgacacacatgctcacatgtAATTTTGCCATTGTTGAGGGGTCTGTGCTGTAGTGTGTCTGAAAGCGCAGTAATTAGTCAATACAAGAACTTTAGCTTGATGTGAATTAGAAATTTTACACTACACTCATACTTTTACTTACAATCATTAACATTATATTTTCGGccaaaagtttttattttcttacagaATCAGCCACATTTCATAAACTGTTTGTTCTTCTCTCCCCcttcatttgctctactgcgccatcaagtggaaagtaaatgtaaaacagGCAGCGTGATTATAATGAGGCCATGGCTCTGCaatgtgaagctttgaattgaataaattaattaatggTGTTTGTGATGCCAATACAAAAATTATGAACTTATTAATATGGTGTCTATTTGTATGATACAATGGCGGGGTCAAAagggaaagtggaaacaaattcGGCAGAGGGTTGTGATATGAATGTGCTTGTGTTACttgtacattttattcatttttatatctaaaaataacttttcgacagtgctgggtttcaggaggtttctttttttgcaaACAGACGCGCAATAACgtccaagggggggggggggggggggtccattgCATTTCGCTTCCCCTTGAATTTCGATTCGCACGCCAAACCCGTGAACCATTTCCTGACTCCGTCACGTGGTACGGCCGGCTCGCGAACGTCAACACAATCAGCACGAGCCTCGATACGCGCTTCACTAAAACCTTCTTGGATTACTCAACACATCACAAATATTAAGGaagaacccacacacacactattttgCACTGGTTAAGGGGGTCCTGTACTGAAGTGTTTCTAAAAGCGCAGCAATTAGTCAATACAAGAACATTAGGCTTGCTATGAATTAGAAATGTTACACTTCAGTCATTAACCCTATAAGTAACACAAAAGTTGTTGGGTTCTTACAGAATCAGCAACACTGTAACCAACAGTGCGACAGGGTAATCTGTTGATCTGCTCAAGTCTCCAGCCTTAAATCTCCCTCACTTAGTCCTCGGGATGCCGCAGAGGAGTAATGACGACTTGTCTCCTGAAACTCTGCAGACTTCTCTGCTGTGCACTGACTCTACCATTGGCCCTGATGAAGCTCACAGGCCTGTGCGGTGTTTACAAACGCCTCTTTCCCTTCCTCGCCTACAACATCACGTTTTCATACAACGCCAGAACGCACGAGCTCAAGAGGGAGCTCTTCAGAAACGTGGCCAGCTTCGCGAGCAGCGACGGGACCCTGCGCCTGCTGGAGATCGGCTGCGGCAGCGGGGCGAACTTCAGGTTCTACCCCGGCGGCTGCACGGTGACCTGCACCGACCCCAACCCGCACTTCAGCAGCTTCCTGCGCAGGAGCATGGCCGACAACACGCATCTGACCTACGAGGAGTTCATGGTGGTGTCGGgggagaacatggaggaggtgcagggcgAGTCTGTTGATGTTGTGGTGTGCACGCTGGTCCTCTGCTCCGTCAGGGACGTGCgggaggtgctgcaggaggtgCGACGCATCCTCAGACCTGTGAGTACCCACAGGCCGCTTCCGCTCCCTTGTGAAATATTAAACTTCGATTGAATGGCTTCATGTGCATGCCTGAATAAACCGGTTAGGTAGCCCTGAGGCAAGGAACGTTTTTGCtgatacttttatttattttcgaTTTTTTCATGGACTCAACTCCAACAGTGTGAGGTATCAAGTTGCCTTCAAGTGTTCAGGAAGTACAGTGCACACCACTGAAGGAGACCCAAAAAACAAGTACAGGATAAAAACATGTGCATCAGTAGCACCTGACTAAAAATAGATATATTTGACCGAAGTGAGCACAATTAAAACAAGAGGCCCAACAAAtccagaaaaaaagagaaggttATGCTGCAGGCCCTTGGCTGATGTTGAACTTTAACAGTTCAACGTGCAGTGAACCTGGTCTTCTGGGGCCTCTGAGGACCTGCAGCCCTGGAGCTGTTGATTGATTAATAGCACAATTTGCAAACACTATTTTGATCGTCCATTCCTTATAAATAATTGTATCTATGAATATATATGGCTTTCTATCTAAGATGTCACCCATTGAATTGAGAGAATGATTTAAAAGTTGTTTCTGTACCATGACAGCAGAAGGGTTTCTGGGACTGGGTTGTTGTTTGTGACCGCTAACCTGAAACCAGGGTTATCTGAAAAAGATTGGTAAGGATCATCCTCCAAACTGTAGCAAGGCTCTGGATCGCTGACATTCCAGAAATAGCCCTTTGTTAGGAGGCAGATACCCCGGGGCATCGGCAGACCAATTTAAATATAGAGCGAATAAGTTTGAACTTGCTCAAGCTGCAAGGCAGAGGGATAGATTGTTGCAATAGATTGGAATGCAACTGTAGAAGTGTGAAGGATGTTTACAGATGCAAGTGTATGACAAGAGTATGATTGGTTGAATACTGTAACTTGACTGTTTACGTAGAAGACACTTGATCCTGGTTATCTCTTCAGGGTCAACCAACTTCTTCAGATATTTTTTTCAGTCACTTTTGATCAGTGTCCAAGATGTGaatgattttaaagaaatttCAAACTTGATGACCTTTACTGGCAAAttcacaattgttttttttatcaggatCATGACACATGAAATTGCATAAGAGCTCTACCATTCATGTGCTTTTGTTTGCTCTCTCCTACAGGGCGGAGCCTTCTTCTTTTTGGAACATGTTGTCTCAGATCCGTCTTCATGGACATACTTCTTTCAGCATGTGCTTGAACCTGTGTGGTACTACCTCGGGGATGGGTGCATGATCACCAGAGCCACATGGAAAGATCTAGAAGCCGCTGGTTTCTCTGAACTTCACTTAAAACAAGTGGAGGCTCCAGGGGTGACATCATTGATAAGACCACATATCATGGGATTTTCCATTAAGTGACTCCAGGGGAGAATGGACACCTCCATTTGCAATTGTTTAAGGCGTCTATTCTGTAGTATTTTTACTCAAAGCGCAGTAATACACAGTAGAAGAATATTTAGAGCCTGACTTTTGTCATCATAAAACCCTCATGACAAAGAAGTGTAATTGAGGGCTGACATTTTACACTTCAATCATAAACCTTGTTATTAATAACTACAAAAAACATATAGATATAACTGGAATTTAGAAAGTTAACACATGTTGATGTGTATCAGCAAACATAAACGATgatagataataataaaatggtCGGACTTCCTTCCAAACCATAATTTATATTATGACATATACGGTTTTTAACTACCTCATAAGAGTCCAAACTCCACCTGTAGGTTTCACATTATATATACAGAGCAAGTCAAACATATGGTGGCAACAGAAGCCCTATTTGCACCCGTGTCTGAATGAGATGTTGGCACTTACAATGAATCAAATTACATTATACACACTACAAATTTTgagtgaaaatatatttattttcttacagaATCAGCAACATTTCATAAACAGTTTGTTCTTCTTCCCCATCCCTCCCAAgatgcacaaaataaatattacctGGACACTGTGCTTTTTCCCTGATTGTCTAAGTAACTGCCAAGAAaccaccaaacaaacaacactcgACGTCAAAATTACTCTTACCCTTGATATTCCATTGCACAAAAATAAGGAATGAAAATTGTAATGGAGAGATACAGGGAATTGCTggttcataaaataaaacagaaattgtgtctgtgtaatAATTATACAGGCAATACTCTGCAGAtgctgttaaaaagaaaaaagatatatccaacagtaacattttaaaaacaagagaaaaggaAGGGATACATTTTGAAACTGAGACTTAAAAGTTAAAGCTCAGGATTTCATACCTCCCAGTATTAAAAATGTACACAACTATAAATGTTATAGAATTAGCAAATTTAGTAAAAAACAGCAGGTGGAAAAAATGGccaatttctttttcatttttcatttgttgagTATATCTCGCTGTGATCACAGGTCACTTTCGTATCAAacagagtaaaaaaaactgGAGGATCTCAGCTTGAAATGAAGTGTTCCCAGAAACCCCAACATGTCCGAATGGCTGAGCTGTGTGCTGCCACATCTCAATGCTTGACCTGCATTCAGACAGGTTATCCCGTTTTAACACAATAAAggtcctttaatgttttcagttcTTCTATCAGGGTCTTGTTTTGGTTCTCGAGGACAGCGACACGGTTTTCCAGGCATTTAACATATTCCTTTTTCTTCCTTCGACATTCACGGGCTGCCTCTCTGAAGAGGGAAACAACGAGCAGTTAGTCAAACTGAGACTTCATGTATGTATTCTTTTAAGTGCAATAACTAAGAAATCCACATTACATTATGCTAGCAACAGTCTCCCTGTACAATGCTCAATAGTTTGTTGTAATAAGCTACTTCACCCATTAGGAACAGATATGAGAAATGCATGTATATACTTTTAAGACTGGGTGCGATGTAGTCATGCACCTACTTGTAGAGCAGATGAGTCATTCACGTCTCATTCATGACAAGACATGTGACTTCAAAACATCAGTTTTAGAATGCATTTCTGTTTGGCACTAAGAGCTGTATGGATTAATGACCTCTTCATTTAGTAGTCTTTTCTATTTTgatttacaaatatttaataacaaatacatacaaacagcaaaaatctaaatcattaaaatatgtGTGATTACTCAAGTGGGAAGCAGAACATGCATTATTAATTATAACAGCACTAACAGAAGCTTTAATTACAATCAATACTACTCTGCTTAACAGAATGtaacagaaaacatattttgcaTATTTGTGTCCAAACCCTGAAACGGCACACTTACCTATTTTTTGCCAGCCTGACTTCTCTCTTAAATGTTGGATCATCAGATTTGCCCTGAGATATTCCCATAGGAGAGGTCATAACTACAGTCTGAGGCATGGAGCTGGATGCGGTCGCTGTGCGAATCTGGTACGTTTGcacttctcctcctgcacctgAGAGAAACCATATTCAATGGTAATTTGTTGGTCTCAATACGGagacagcctttttttttactttggtaaATGTCCTGTGTATTAGTCTTAATACTTGCTTATTGAAAAGTAGAATTTTACTGACATATCCACAAAGTCTATTGACCATCACATGTTGGTTTGTTACAAA
This genomic interval carries:
- the LOC133965495 gene encoding N6-adenosine-methyltransferase TMT1A-like, which encodes MTTVMRCCHWAVYALCLPFHLLHAAGLWALYKRVFPFCVHRISLTYNKKMHDTKKQLFRSLPEFRAPDRPLTILEIGCGTGTNFEFYPAGSRVICTDPNPHFQKYLKENMGANGHLTYDRFVVASGEDMGSIEDGSVDVVVCTLVLCSVTSIQQTLRETQRILRTGGAFFFLEHVVADPSTWTHFLQHVFQPLLCYLFDGCNVNRTTWKLLEAAEFSELKLRHMEAPLVFVIKPHIVGYAVK
- the LOC133965522 gene encoding N6-adenosine-methyltransferase TMT1A-like, whose protein sequence is MTTCLLKLCRLLCCALTLPLALMKLTGLCGVYKRLFPFLAYNITFSYNARTHELKRELFRNVASFASSDGTLRLLEIGCGSGANFRFYPGGCTVTCTDPNPHFSSFLRRSMADNTHLTYEEFMVVSGENMEEVQGESVDVVVCTLVLCSVRDVREVLQEVRRILRPGGAFFFLEHVVSDPSSWTYFFQHVLEPVWYYLGDGCMITRATWKDLEAAGFSELHLKQVEAPGVTSLIRPHIMGFSIK